Proteins found in one Apostichopus japonicus isolate 1M-3 chromosome 16, ASM3797524v1, whole genome shotgun sequence genomic segment:
- the LOC139982069 gene encoding uncharacterized protein: MTSLRDGIEATDRKIEELFGNGDLRAMSQLYTEDCKTLPAGHPMGQGREGAAKAFQHVYDKGMKKVKIVEEEIGPAGGDLVYSRGVYTLFRDDGTVGDKGKFIALWKRINGQMYMYMDIFNSDSHS, from the exons ATGACTA GTCTCCGAGACGGAATAGAGGCTACTGACCGTAAAATTGAAGAACTGTTCGGAAACGGAGACCTCCGTGCCATGAGTCAACTCTACACTGAAGACTGTAAGACTCTCCCAGCTGGGCATCCCATGGGACAAGGACGTGAAG GAGCAGCTAAGGCTTTCCAGCATGTTTATGATAAAGGTATGAAGAAAGTCAAAATCGTAGAAGAGGAGATCGGCCCAGCTGGTGGTGATCTGGTCTACTCTAGAGGAGTCTACACCCTCTTCCGTGACGATGGCACTGTCGGGGATAAGGGGAA ATTTATTGCCCTGTGGAAACGGATCAACGGTCAGATGTACATGTACATGGATATATTTAATTCCGACTCCCATTCTTAA
- the LOC139982067 gene encoding uncharacterized protein: MAARLVDFIEDLEGKFFHCNICLDVLQDPKQLPCFHRFCQNCLNRVCNVTATDVIKCPACRRSVSTTSVKNLKIDYLLKQLIDHCKEKKSTETKNGLRQCYGCISDKWVHLYCFACYAFYCQHCARSHSDEGVAKDHNEFVLHIHNFPELSAQGLDNLESLRSARRCPNHPELLIQSVCTTCQNVGLCVVCMSVSHKGHALEDLGWVTSGWRKKLKGKADDMDRKAEEFLRNAERARKISKNIQDTAVSLLQEIRENATREDLFHTERSLDYEFINIMAREHNLEAQKGSIIAYLQGLDKSQSKRLTQLHEHYTHWKQRYTELKLATDYLISTSNESAFPKAIKAMCDIIDYVIQQGSNYFEDISHATNARLVFSPSKSMDCFGVVHVKASLESRVKLKLVNKGEGYVCSITSSTNGRLFVSVYTDQKSSEIVETAINGTVTQRQEFLGTSKRPRRVVTSLVGSKVVTACYRAEVGIYDTADRSYIKVNLDDLNKGWSPENWVTCLAVDHAREQILVGSVLQNKENRVQGIPTLEVLTFDLEYSHALVLPCPTKGPTDICVVGDRIVICDLWGKSVYAIDMHGRLQYRFLCPRVNNHTCAPRNVCTDLKGYVYILWECNVFDKMHKLIMQSTIEGRPLTLRQVDSDAKSATVARNSNGEMKLVVATYTSKQLHVYNLMDFDTSPDGETI, from the coding sequence ATGGCCGCGCGTCTGGTGGATTTTATCGAGGACCTAGAAGGTAAATTCTTCCATTGTAATATATGTTTAGATGTTTTGCAAGATCCAAAACAGCTACCCTGTTTCCATAGATTCTGTCAAAATTGCCTGAATCGCGTGTGCAATGTTACTGCtactgacgtcatcaaatgtcCAGCGTGTAGGAGGAGCGTTAGCACTACATCGGtcaagaatttgaaaattgattaTTTGCTGAAACAATTGATCGACCATTGTAAGGAAAAGAAATCTACTGAGACGAAGAATGGCTTGAGACAATGTTATGGATGTATCAGCGATAAATGGGTTCACCTATACTGCTTTGCGTGTTATGCATTCTACTGTCAACATTGCGCACGATCGCATTCTGATGAGGGCGTGGCTAAAGATCATAATGAGTTTGTATTACATATTCATAACTTTCCAGAGCTGTCTGCTCAGGGACTTGACAACCTTGAAAGCTTAAGAAGCGCTAGGAGATGTCCGAACCATCCCGAGCTTTTGATTCAATCAGTCTGTACGACTTGTCAAAATGTCGGTCTGTGTGTCGTATGTATGTCTGTCAGTCACAAAGGGCATGCATTGGAAGATTTGGGTTGGGTGACGAGCGGATGGCGAAAGAAGTTGAAAGGCAAGGCAGATGACATGGATAGAAAGGCCGAAGAATTTCTAAGGAATGCGGAACGAGCAAGAAAGATTTCCAAGAACATACAGGACACAGCCGTTTCATTACTTCAAGAGATTCGCGAAAATGCCACTAGGGAAGACCTCTTTCATACAGAGAGGTCATTGGATTatgaatttattaatattatggcCAGAGAGCACAACCTCGAAGCTCAGAAAGGTTCCATAATTGCCTATCTTCAAGGCTTGGACAAATCCCAGTCGAAACGATTAACCCAGCTACATGAACATTACACACACTGGAAACAACGCTATACCGAGTTGAAGTTAGCAACGGATTACTTAATTTCGACGAGTAATGAGAGTGCTTTTCCAAAGGCAATCAAAGCTATGTGTGACATCATTGATTACGTCATTCAACAAGGTTCCAAttattttgaagatatttcGCATGCAACAAACGCGCGCTTGGTTTTCTCACCATCGAAGAGTATGGACTGTTTCGGTGTAGTTCACGTCAAGGCATCCTTAGAATCGCGCGTCAAGTTAAAATTGGTGAACAAGGGTGAAGGTTACGTTTGCAGTATTACGTCATCGACAAATGGCCGTCTATTTGTAAGCGTTTACACTGACCAAAAATCATCAGAAATTGTAGAAACTGCTATAAATGGCACCGTCACTCAACGCCAGGAATTTCTCGGTACTTCTAAAAGACCAAGAAGAGTTGTGACGTCATTGGTGGGGTCAAAGGTCGTGACCGCATGTTATCGAGCAGAAGTCGGGATATACGATACTGCAGATAGAAGTTATATCAAGGTCAATCTCGACGACCTTAATAAAGGTTGGTCTCCAGAGAATTGGGTCACGTGTTTAGCTGTCGATCATGCGCGTGAGCAGATTCTAGTCGGGAGTGTtctgcaaaacaaagaaaatagagTACAAGGAATTCCGACCTTGGAAGTGTTAACCTTTGACCTAGAATACAGTCATGCTTTGGTACTTCCCTGTCCAACAAAAGGGCCGACTGACATATGTGTGGTTGGAGATAGAATCGTGATATGTGACCTCTGGGGAAAAAGCGTTTATGCCATTGACATGCACGGTAGGCTACAGTATAGGTTTCTTTGTCCAAGAGTCAATAACCACACGTGTGCACCTCGGAATGTATGTACTGACTTAAAGGGGTATGTCTATATTCTTTGGGAATGTAATGTCTTCGATAAAATGCATAAACTGATTATGCAGTCAACAATCGAAGGGCGCCCTCTAACGCTTCGCCAAGTTGACAGCGACGCTAAGAGTGCAACTGTTGCGAGAAATAGTAACGGGGAGATGAAGTTAGTAGTAGCCACGTACACAAGCAAGCAACTGCATGTTTATAATCTAATGGACTTTGATACCTCGCCAGACGGTGAAACCAtctaa